Proteins co-encoded in one Neoarius graeffei isolate fNeoGra1 chromosome 11, fNeoGra1.pri, whole genome shotgun sequence genomic window:
- the itgb1bp1 gene encoding integrin beta-1-binding protein 1 isoform X1: protein MFRKVKKRHSSSSSQSSEISTKSKSVDSSLGGLSRSSTVASLDTDSTKSSGNSASETCAEFKVKYLGAVEKLDFEMSKTLQEPLDLISYIDAAQQDGKLPFVPGEEEMILGVSKYGVKVASLDQCEVLHRHPLYLIVRMLCYDDGLGAGRNLLALNTTDAKQQECSIWVYQCSNAEQAQAICKVLSASFDCVLASDKS, encoded by the exons ATGTTCCGCAAGGTCAAGAAGCGCCACAGCAGCAGCAGCTCCCAAAGCAGTGAGATCAGCACCAAGAGCAAG TCTGTAGACTCCAGTCTGGGAGGCCTGTCCAGGTCCAGCACAGTCGCCAGCCTTGATACAGACTCCACCAAGAGCTCAG GAAACAGTGCGTCTGAGACATGCGCTGAGTTCAAAGTTAAATATTTGGGAGCTGTTGAGAAGCTGGACTTTGAGATGAGCAAAACCCTGCAGGAGCCATTAGACCTGATCAGCTATATTGATGCAGCTCAG CAAGACGGAAAGCTGCCGTTTGTGCCTGGAGAAGAGGAGATGATCCTGGGAGTGTCCAAGTATGGCGTCAAAGTGGCGTCTTTGGACCAGTGT GAGGTGTTACACCGCCACCCTCTCTACCTGATAGTTCGCATGCTGTGCTATGACGACGGTCTTGGAGCCGGGAGGAACCTCCTGGCACTCAACACCACTGATGCCAAGCAGCAGGAGTGCAGTATCTGGGTTTACCAGTGCAGCAATGCA GAGCAAGCTCAAGCCATCTGTAAAGTGCTCTCAGCTTCCTTTGACTGTGTTCTGGCCTCGGATAAATCCTGA
- the itgb1bp1 gene encoding integrin beta-1-binding protein 1 isoform X2, whose translation MFRKVKKRHSSSSSQSSEISTKSKSVDSSLGGLSRSSTVASLDTDSTKSSGNSASETCAEFKVKYLGAVEKLDFEMSKTLQEPLDLISYIDAAQQDGKLPFVPGEEEMILGVSKYGVKVASLDQCEVLHRHPLYLIVRMLCYDDGLGAGRNLLALNTTDAKQQECSIWVYQCSNAHRLTGG comes from the exons ATGTTCCGCAAGGTCAAGAAGCGCCACAGCAGCAGCAGCTCCCAAAGCAGTGAGATCAGCACCAAGAGCAAG TCTGTAGACTCCAGTCTGGGAGGCCTGTCCAGGTCCAGCACAGTCGCCAGCCTTGATACAGACTCCACCAAGAGCTCAG GAAACAGTGCGTCTGAGACATGCGCTGAGTTCAAAGTTAAATATTTGGGAGCTGTTGAGAAGCTGGACTTTGAGATGAGCAAAACCCTGCAGGAGCCATTAGACCTGATCAGCTATATTGATGCAGCTCAG CAAGACGGAAAGCTGCCGTTTGTGCCTGGAGAAGAGGAGATGATCCTGGGAGTGTCCAAGTATGGCGTCAAAGTGGCGTCTTTGGACCAGTGT GAGGTGTTACACCGCCACCCTCTCTACCTGATAGTTCGCATGCTGTGCTATGACGACGGTCTTGGAGCCGGGAGGAACCTCCTGGCACTCAACACCACTGATGCCAAGCAGCAGGAGTGCAGTATCTGGGTTTACCAGTGCAGCAATGCA